In candidate division KSB1 bacterium, the DNA window TCAGGGGGGTGCTCACTTCCTGCATCACGTTTGGAGAAATAATCGAAGACGCGCCGCCCAACAGCGCTCGCAGCCATTTTGCCATGTCGGAAATACTGGCGTTCACACCGGCCGCCGGTGCAACGGAATAATATGTTTTCCGAATTTTAATGGGCTTCCATTTGCGGCTGTACCTGATATGCGGCGTAGCTCTGTTTGCGCTCGATTTTATGCCATTCCATCCCAAGGACGCCCGATTCATTGCCAAAGGCCAAAAGATTTTTAACCGCAGCAACAACTCATAATCATGACCTGTCGCAGATTTTAGAATGTCGGCGATGAGACTGTAAATTACATTCTGGTAGCTGAAGCATTCCCCCACTTCGCAGACAATATTGGCACGGTCGATTTCTTTAATAATTCTTTCGTAAGGCACATTGGCATCCAACAATGTGGTAAAGGCATGTTCCTGCACGCCTGAAGTATGGCTCAGGATGTGTCGTATTGTGACTTCTTCGGTGTGAGCGGAATCCTTTAATGAAAAATCTTCCAAATATTCGAGAACTCCGTCATCCCAATCCAGAACTCCATCTTCAACTAAAAGCCCGGTTAGCACCGGAGCAAAGCCTTTGGATAGGGAAGCGAGTCGAAAGACAGTGTCTTCGTCGATTCGTTCCGGCCGGCCCGCTTCCCGGACTCCATATCCTTTGAGATGAACGATCTTATTCTGACTAACAATGGCGACGGCAGCTCCGGGAATCTTCCCAGCCGTCAGGGCTTCTTTCACAAAAGCATCGAATTTTTTTATAAGTTTTTTGAGACGAACATCGGTACTGTCTGCGGTGATGGCGAAGGATATTTGACTTGAGCAAAGCCAAAAGGTAAAAACCAAAAATATAGAGAGTCTTCTACGCCTCAATTGGCAGCCCTTCCATTTGCATAATTTTTAGGGCATTTGTAGAAGGGCAGGGACCCGGGCGCATTTTAAAATCGAAAACCATTTTGCCGTCAACCACTTCTTCTCTAAAATGATAATTTTTGACGTCTTGAATTTTATCGGCTAAATTCGTCAACTCTAAATCATGGGTGGTGACAATCCCAAGGCCATTCTTGTCAGCAAGGGTCTCGATGTACGACCGGCTGCCGATCAGCCGTTCCCGGTTATTCGTCCCCTTGAAAATTTCATCGATTAAAAACAGCACCGGCAAGCCTTTGCTCATTTCGAGTTGGTTGAGCAGCACTTTCAAACGCTTGACTTCGGCATAGAAAAAAGAGAAGCCGTCCGTAACCGAGTCATTTATTTTAATGCAGGTGTAAATCCGAAATAAGGAAATCTTCAAATGTTTTGCATCCACCGGACCACCGGCGAAAGCCAGACATAAATTAATGCCGACTGTTTTTAAAAAGGTGCTTTTCCCGGACATGTTCGAACCGGTGATGAGCGCAATTTCACCCAGACCATTCAATGAAAAATCATTCGTTTTTTTCTGCCTATCCGGAATGAGGGGATGGCCCATTTTTTTAGCAGAGAAAATAAACGGAGCTTTTTTAGCAGACGAAATTTCAGGAAAAACGCAATGCGGATTTAAATAAGCAAAATTTGCGAGAGAGGCCAGGGCCTCCAATTCAAACAGAACATTCAGCCAGTTTTCCAGGTTATCCCCGAACTGAGTTTTCAATTCTTCCAGGCGCCTGGCAACGAAAAAATCCCACGGTACAATTACATTCAGAAAAACTCTGAATAGGGGATTCATTCTTAAACCGACTGCCGCTGCGATGATGGTTATTCTTTTGAGTTGAGTTGACGGCCGGTTATTGGCGTCCAGAAATAATTGACAATGTTTTCTCAAGTGCTTGTTTTTTCCGTACGAATAAGTTTCAAGATATTTTGAGATCGCTTGCAATTTTTTCAACTCCTCCGAAATCAGCACGGCGTCGTCTAAAAGGGCTTCGAGGAGATTCTGGTTCATCAAATAAACCGCGACGTAAATGGTGAGGGAAACGATCCAATAAGCCGGGATAAATCCGAATTGATTCAGAGCAAACAAAATGAGATTCAGACCGGCGAGCGCCGTCGAAGCAATCAGGACCCGGGTGAATGATTTTGAACTCTGGCTTTTGAGAAAATTCAGGAGCTTTTTGCCTTCAA includes these proteins:
- a CDS encoding beta-lactamase family protein; translation: MRRRRLSIFLVFTFWLCSSQISFAITADSTDVRLKKLIKKFDAFVKEALTAGKIPGAAVAIVSQNKIVHLKGYGVREAGRPERIDEDTVFRLASLSKGFAPVLTGLLVEDGVLDWDDGVLEYLEDFSLKDSAHTEEVTIRHILSHTSGVQEHAFTTLLDANVPYERIIKEIDRANIVCEVGECFSYQNVIYSLIADILKSATGHDYELLLRLKIFWPLAMNRASLGWNGIKSSANRATPHIRYSRKWKPIKIRKTYYSVAPAAGVNASISDMAKWLRALLGGASSIISPNVMQEVSTPLIRTSKMKRYFRSWRNLKKAWYGLGWRVFDYSGTKIVHHGGYVRGYRAEMAFAPEEGIGMVILMNGASRFANVCVPTFFDLYLGL